ATAACAAGCAGGCAAGTATTTATTTACCAAAAGAAATAGAAACAATATTTATACCTTCTGAGATAGTATTACTACCTCTATATTCTTCAAAAGATATTATAGGTATCATTATGGCTGATAATGCTTTTCACTTTCACCCCATTGATGAATCCACATTATTACTTATTTCGTTAATCAGTATACAAACAGGAATTGCATTAGAAAATGCCAATAATTACAATATTGTTCAAAAACAACTTGAAGAATTAAAAGAACTTCATAGTGCAATGGAAAGTATGCAGGAAGAATTAGTTAAGAAAGAAAAACTATCAACCATAGGGAAAATGGCATCTTATTTTATTCATGAAATTAAAAACCCACTTGCTACTGCTGGTGGTTTTGTAAAAAGAATATTGGAATCAAATGATATTTCCTCTATTCATAGAGATGCGGATATTGTTTTGAAAGAAATAAAAAAACTTGAGCAAATTTTGAATAAATTTTCAAATTTTACTTTACTTACTCCAATGAAAATAGAAAAAATTTCTTTACTGGATATAGTTAAAGAAATTCTTGACACTTTTGAACTTGAATTATCTAAAAAATATATAGATGTGCAAATTGATATACAGCAAAATATTTCATTAAAAGCGGAAAAGGTACAATTATATGAGATATTATTTAATTTAATATCAAATGCTATTGAAAATATGGAAAGAGGAACAATAAAAATATCAGCAGAAGTTGAAAACTCACTTTTGAAAATATCTGTTGAAGATACTGGAAAAGGCATACCGAAAGAAAATATCCCTTATGTAATAGAGCCGTTTTTTTCTACAAAAAATGAAGGACTTGGACTTGGACTTTTTATTGTGTCAAATCTTGTTGAAAGTTATGGGGGGAAATTAGAAATAGAATCTGTTGAAAAAAAAGGAACAAAAGTAAAAATATATTTCCCTATAATAAATTAGGGAAAGGGGGGGAAATGATAAAGAAAAAAATACTTATTGTGGAAGATGTAATAAATGAGCAGATTCTTTATAAAGAAGAGCTTGAAAAAGAAGGATTTGAAGTATCCTGCGTATCAAATGGAATAGAAGCAATAGAGTTTGTAGAGAAAAATTTGTGCGACCTTGTTATACTTGACCTTCATATGCCAAAAATGGATGGTATAGAAACATTGGGAAAATTACTGACAAAAAAAAGAAATCTTCCTATAGTAATTTATACTGCCTATCCTCAATATAGAGAACAGTTTTTAACATGGGCAGCAGATGCATACTTAATTAAAAATTCAGATATTGACTTATTAAAAAATAAAGTGAAAGATATTCTAAGTGAAAAATGAATTTAAAAGATATTACAATATTTATTCTTGCTGGTGGAAAAGGAGAAAGGTTATATCCTCTCACAAGAGATAGAACAAAACCTGCAGTTCCTTTTGGTGGAATATATAGAATTATTGATTTTCCATTAAGTAATGCAATAAATTCTGGGCTAAGAAAAATTTATATTTTTACACAATACAAATCGCTTTCTTTACACAGACATATTAGAGAAGGATGGAATATATTTTCAAGGGAATTGGGAGAATTTATTGATTTTGTTCCTGCCCAACAAAGAATTGGTGACGAATGGTATCAAGGAACTGCTGATACTGTTTTTCAGAATATCAATATACTTGAATTAGAAAAACCAAAACTTATACTTATACTTTCAGGTGACCAGGTATATAAAATGGACTATATGAGAATGATAAATGAACATCTTAAAAAAAAAGCAGACATGACATTGGCTACATTTGAAGTTCCACTTAATGAAGCACATAGATTTGGAGTACTTAGCGTAGACAAAGATAATAGGATAATAGAATTTAAAGAAAAACCAAATAATCCCTTTCCTTCTCCTGAAAATCCCGAAGTTGCACTTATTTCAATGGGTATATATATATTTAATCTTGATGTTCTAATTAAAAAAATTATAGAAGATGCTAAAAAATCAGAAAGTTCTCATGATTTTGGAAAGGATATTATTCCTTCAATGGTTGGTAAAGATAATATTTATGCTTTCAGATTTATAGATGAAAATAAAAAAAATACAAAATACTGGAGGGATATAGGAACAATTGACTCATACTGGGAAGCAAATATGGATTTAGTAAATGTTGACCCTCTTTTAAATCTTTATGATAGGGACTGGCCTATTAGAACTTTTCAGGAACAATATCCGCCAGCGAAAACTGTCTTTTCAACTGGAGATAGAAAAGCATCTGTCACTGATACAATGCTTTCCAGTGGCTGTATTGTAAGCGGAAGTAAAGTAATTCATAGTGTACTTTCATCAAATGTTCGGGTTCATAGTTATGCTGAGGTAATTGATAGTATTTTATTTGAAAATGTAAATATTGGAAGACATTGTAAAATAAAAAGAACCATTATAGATAAAAATGTGGATATTCCTCCACATACTGAAATAGGTTATAATTTAGAAGATGCAAGGAAAAGATTTCATGTATCAGAAAACGGAATAGTAGTAATACCTAAAAACTACAAATGGTGAGGTGAATATGTCAGAATTAAGGAAAGACCCTGTAATAGGAAGATGGGTTGTTATAGCAACAGAAAGAAAATTCAGACCATCAGATTTTATAAGCAGTGAGGCAGAGACATCAAAAGAAACATTCTGTCCATTTTGTCCTGGTAATGAAGATAAAACACCCCCTGAGATATTTTCTATAAGGCATGGTAGTACACCTGCCAATACTACTGGCTGGGAAGTACGAGTTGTGCCAAATAAATTTCCTGCATTAAGGATAGAAGGAGAACTGAATAGAAGGGGGGTAGGGATGTATGACATAATGAATGGTATTGGTGCTCATGAGGTAATTATTGAGACACCCCAACACAAAAATGCAAATAAAGAAAATTAAACTTGTTGAGGCAATTATAAAGTCTGATNNNNNNNNNNATGCAAATAAAGAAAATATATATATTAAAGATTACTCTATAAAAACTATGACAAATATAATTGAAACATATCAATCAAGATGCATTGATTTAAAGAAAGATATCCGTTTCCGTTATGTTCTTGTATTTAAAAATTTTGGTAAAGAGGCAGGAGCATCTTTATCACATCCACATTCTCAAATTATAGCAACTCCTATTGTTCCAAAAAACATAAAAGAAAAACTTTTTGGTGCTAAATGGTATTTTGAATATAAAGAGAGATGTGTATGGTGTGATATAATTAATCAGGAAATAGATAGTGGGAAAAGAGTAGTTGAGCAAAATTCTGCATTTATAGTAATTGCACCTTTTGCTTCAAGATTTCCTTTTGAGTTATCAATATTACCTTTAAGGCACTCTCCTGATTTTGAAAGTATTGACTCAAAAGAGAAAGAATTGCTTGCAGAAATAATGGTGAGTACTTTCAAAAAAATTTCAAAAGGGCTTTCTAATCCTTCTTACAATTTTATGATTCTTACTGCTCCTGCAAGATATTCCCGTCCTGGTTATTGGCAAACATTGGAAAAGGATTACCACTGGCATATAGAAATAATACCACGGATTGTAAAACAGGGCGGATTTGAATGGGGAACTGGGTTTTACATAAATCCAACATCACCAGAAGAAGTAACCGACTTTCTTAAATCACTTAATGTATAGGAGGGATATATGGAGAAAAAAAATATTTGTTTAGTTGCAGCAGAAGGTGTACCATTTGTCAAAGTAGGTGGAATGGCAGATGTAGTCGGCGCTTTATATAAGTATCTTAAATCAAAACATAACTTATATCTTTTTCTACCATTTTATAAAAAAATAAAAGAAAGTTATAAAACAGAAAAAATTGGTACCTATGATGTATTTTTTTCAAACGATAGACAGGAGAAAGGTTTTGTCAATAAAAGTATTGATTTCCCCGGTATTTATTTCATTGGTAATGACAACTATTTTGAAAGAGATGATGTTTATGGACCAGATGGTAAGGACTATCCTGACAGTGCTGAAAGGTTCTCCTTTTTTTCAAAAAGTGTTCTTGAAGTTATGAAAAAATTTAAGATAAATGTTCATATTTTTCACTGTCACGACTGGCATACTGCACTTATTCCATTATATTTAAAACTATATTATAAAGATATCTTCCCCATTGCAAAAACACTTTTTACAATACATAATTTAGGTTATCAAGGGGTTTTTCCTGTTGATAAATTTCACATTTTGGGGTTGCCATGGGAATATTTCAATATGGATGAATTAGAATTTTATGGAAATGTCAATTTTATGAAAAGTGGGATAATACATTCAGAAAAAATAAATACAGTAAGTCCAAAATATGCAAAAGAAATACTCACACCGGAATTTGGTTATAACTTGGATGGATTGCTTAGAAAATATCAAAACAAACTTACAGGAATACTTAATGGTATTGACTATCAAATATGGAATCCTGCAATTGATGGAAATATCTATAAAAAATATAGAGGTTATAAAAATAAATTAGAAAATAAGTTAGCCCTACAGAAAAGATTAAAAATTCAGCAAGGAAAAGAAATACCTGTTTTTGGAATGATTTCACGGCTTGTAGAACAGAAAGGAATTGACCAATTATTAGAAATAATGGAAAGTATCCTTTCTTTACCATTAGAAATTGTTATTTTAGGAGACGGAGAACAAAAATATAAAGAAGCATTATCTAAATGGCAGCAAGATTTCCCTAAAAAACTATCTATTACATTTGCATTTGATGATAAACTTGCACATCAAATATATGCAGGGAGCGATTTTTTCCTTATGCCTTCTAAATTTGAACCATGTGGATTAGGGCAGATGATAAGTTTCAAATATGGAACAGTTCCAATAGTTAGAAAAGTCGGAGGACTTGCTGATACTGTTAGTAATTATAATTTTGAAACAGAAGAAGGAACTGGTTTTACTTTTGAGGGTGGGGCAAAAGAATTCTTTTTATGCATAGAAAATGCTTTGAAAGTTTTTGCAGATAAAAATAAAATGGAACGACTTGTAAATAAAATTATGAAACTCAATTTTTCATGGAAAACATCAATAGAAAAATATTTGAAAATTTATGAGGAATTGATGGAACAATGATATATCTTTCAATCCTCTGGCATATGCATCAACCAAGTTATGTATTCAATGGAGAAATAAACACTATTATACCTGTTTTTCGCACATTATTTAATTATTATCCTATGGCAGTTCTTACAGAAAAATATCCAGATATAAAAATTAATTTTAATTTTACACCTGTGTTACTTGACCAAATTCAGGGTATAACTTCTGCAAAATATTATGACAATTTTCTTTCTATCCTTGTAGATGATACAAATGATGAAGAAAAAATTTTAACTTTTGCTTCTGAGATACCTGGAAGAATTCTTGAAAAACAATATACGCTTAAAATCCTATTAGATAAAGTTAAAACAAACACTTTTTCTGTTCAGGATATTTCTGATATAAAAGTTCATCTTCATTTAGCATGTTTTCATCCATTTATTATTGATGAAGAACTTAAACAACTGGTTAAAAAAAGTAGATATTTTGATAAAAAAGAAAAGGAATTATTATACAACAAGGAAAAAAATATATTGAAAGAAACAATTAACAAATATAAAAATCTTATGAAAACAGGACAGTGTGAAATAATAACCAGTCCTATGACACATCCAATAATGCCTTTACTTTATAATACCAATATAGCAAAACAAACAAAAACATCATTACCAATTCCTGAAAATCTTTTTTCATATCCAGAGGATGCTGAAGAACAATTAATTAGAGGAATAAATATATTTAAAACAACTTTTGAAAAATGCCCTGATGGTATATGGCCACCAGAAGGAAGTTTAAGCAATGAAATTTTGGATTTATTTGCAAAACACAATATAAAATGGACAGCAACAGACCAGCAGTTATTATCAGAAACACTTTCAAGACCTCTTTTTCAAAAAGAACATTATAATATTTGGGATTTTAGAGAAAAAATTTTCATTTTTTTCAGAGACCATCATCTTTCTGATATGATAGGTTTTAGTTATCAACATATGGAAGAAAAAGAAGCAGCAGTTAATTTCATTGAACATATTCATAAATCGTCAGATAAAACAAAAAATCAATTAATTACAATTATACTTGATGGTGAAAATCCATGGGACTATTACCCTTCTTTCGGTTTTTACTTTCTTCCTGCTTTATACACAATGTTAAGTGAGTCATCTGATATAAAAACTATTACATTTTCTGAAGCACTAAAACTTGATATAAAGCATGAGAAATTAGAAAGAATAGTGCCTGGTAGTTGGATGGGAGTAAATTTTGACAACTGGATAGGCAAACAACCAGCAAATACTGCATGGAAAATATTACAACAAGTTAGAAAACTTTCAGAAGAAAAAATTAATTCCTTAGATGATACAAAAAAAGAAAAATTGAAAGAATATATTATGCTTGCAGAAAGTAGTGATTGGTTCTGGTGGTATAGTATACCAGCAGATAAAAAAATTAAAAGGAAATTTGATGCATATTTTAGAAATAATATAAGAAAAATTTATGAAATTCTTGATGTAAAGGCACCTGAATTTTTGAATTTTCCTGTTGAGAACTATGATATTGAAGAATTTTTTCCATATATTAAACCATCTATTGATGGTAAAATAACTCACTTTTATGAATGGTATAATGCTGTGGAAATTGATGCTGCTGATTTATGGACAACATTTAAGCCAGTTGAAATTCCAATAAAAAAAATATTTTATGGTTATGATGATGAAAATGTGTATATAAGAATAGACACTCTTGAAAAACAAAACATTGAAATTGAAATTACTTTTCATAATTCAGTAAAACAAAAATTCTATATAAAAAATGACCTATCCAGTTCTTTACCAATATCATTTGTCTATGGCGATATAATAGAAATAAAAATACCTAAAAAAGAGATATTACTTGAAGGAGAAAAGACAATATTTTTTAATATTTCTATAAGAGACAGAGAAGGACATGAAATTGTTTTGCCTACTGGCGATTATTTTAAAATAACTTTTTTATCCGAGGAGGAGAATTGGATAATATAGAAAAAAATCAACCGCCTAACAGAATATCTCTTTTTGGGCCCTTGGACCTTTATTTATTTAACGAAGGAAATCATTTTGAAATATATAAAAAATTAGGTGCACATAAAAGGGTAGTAAATGGAATAGAGGGCTATAACTTTGCTGTTTGGGCTCCAAATGCTGTAAAAGTAAATGTAAAAGGCAATTTCAATAATTGGGATGGAAGTAAACATCAAATGGTTGAGTTAGGTAATTCAGGTATATGGGAAATATTTATTCCAGAAGTAAAAGAGTGCTACCCATACAAATTTGAGATTCATACCAAAAATAATAATGTTCTTCTTAAATCAGACCCATATGGGTCTTTTTTTGAACTTCGTCCAGCCAATGCATCTCTTACATATAAATCACATTATAAATTTGAAAATTCTAAAATCCAACCTACCAATATATATAAACAACCAATGGCTATATATGAAATGCATCTTGGTTCATGGAAAAGAAGAAAAGATGGATTTTTTTTAAACTATCGTGAAATTGCAGAAGCCCTTGTTCCTTACCTGAAAGAAACGGGATTTAATTGGGTTGAATTCATGCCTATCAGTGAACATCCATTAGATTCTTCCTGGGGTTATCAAACAACAGGATTTTTTGCTCCTACAAGTAGATATGGAACACCTGATGATTTGTGTTTTCTTATAGACCAACTGCATAAAAATAATATTGGTATTATTCTTGACTGGACACCTGCTCACTTCCCAAAAGACGATTTTGGTTTATACCTTTTTGATGGAACACATTTGTATGAACACTACTTTCCTCAGAAAAGAGACCATCCTGATTGGAAAACAGCGATATTTAATTATGGAAGATATGAAGTAAGTAATTTTCTTATAAATAGTGCTTTAAACTGGATTGAAAATTATAAAATAGACGGACTTAGAATTGATGCAGTTGCATCAATGCTTTACCTTGACTATTCAAGGAAAAATGGGGAGTGGATTCCAAATAAATATGGTGGGAAAGAGAACTTAGAAGCAATTGATTTTTTAAAAAAACTAAATAGTACTATTTATCAAAAACACCCAAATACTTTTACAATAGCAGAAGAATCAACTGCCTGGCCAATGGTAAGTCGTCCTGTCCATATGGGTGGATTGGGATTTGGTTTTAAGTGGAATATGGGATGGATGCATGATATTCTCTACTATTTCTCTCTTGACCCAATATATCGTAAATACCATCATAACTGTTTAACATTTGGACTTTTATATGCCTTTTCAGAAAATTTTGTTTTACCAATTTCTCATGATGAAGTTGTTTATGGAAAAAAATCACTTCTCTCAAAAATGCCAGGAGACACATGGCAAAAATTTGCTAATTTAAGAACACTTTTAACATATATGTACTGCCACCCAGGTAAAAAACTTCTTTTTATGGGAAGTGAATTCGGACAATTATCAGAATGGAACTATAATGGAGAACTTGAATGGTGGTTACTTGAAAAAGAAGAACACAGAAGCATAAAAAAATTTGTATCAGACCTCAATACTTTATATAAAAATGAAAAAGCACTTTTTGAAATTGATTTTGAAAATAATGGATTTGAATGGATTGATTTCTCCGATTATGAAAAGAGTATCATATCATTTATTCGTAAAGGTGAAAAAGAAAATAATTTTATAATTACTGTTTTCAATTTTACACCTGTTCCCCGATATAATTACAGAATAGGAGTCCCTTTAAAAATTCATTATAAAGAGGTATTTAATAGCGATTCAAAATTTTATGGAGGAAGCAATACAGGGAACTTTGGTATGGTAGAAAGTGAAAATATACCATATCATAACAGACCTTTTTCTGTAAATCTCACAATACCCCCACTATCAGGTATCATTTTGAAACCACATATTGACAGTTTTTAAAAATATGATAAATTATAAATAAGATTGGAAAAGAAAAAAGGGGGAAAAATGAAGAAAATAATTATCTGTGTTTTTCTGGTTAGTTCTTTAACTTTGTTTGGAGAAGTAAAAACAGAGGTCTCTACATCAGGACCTTCTGTTTCTGAAGTTCTACAATACCAGGGACCTAAAGCAAGAATTTCAGTTGGAAAATTTGAAGTAAAGGCAGCAAAAGGTGCATGGGAAATTGGAGATGGACTTAAAGAGATGCTGGTTGACGCTTTATTTAAAACAGGAAGATTTATTGTGTTAGAATCATCTGAAAATATTGATACATTAAAAGAAGAATTTGAATTAGGAGAAAGTGGATGGAGTAATAAAGCACCAGAAAAAGGAACTTTTGAAACAGCAGATATAATTTTAACTGGTGCCATAACTGCTTTTGAACCTGATTATAAAGGGAAAGGTGGAGGCGGAGTGGTTGTACCTTTACCGTTTGCTGTTGGAGGTGGATTAAAAATTAGCAAACAAGAATCATATATTGCTTCTAATTTACGACTTGTTGATGTTAGAACCAGAAGAATTATAAAAACAGCAAAAGTAGAAGGATTTGCATCAAAAAGTGATATAGGCGTTTTAGGAGGTGGTTTAATTGGTTCTGTTGCTCTTGGTGCTGGCTTTCAAAAATATAAAAATACTCCAATGGAACAAGCAGTTATGATTATGTTAGAAAATGCTGTTAATGAGATCATTAAAAGTGTCCCGGAAGATTATTACAGATATGATGAAAAAGGAAATGCTATTACTGCAAATCAACAAACAGCAACTGCAAGTCAACAAACAACAGAAGAAACAAAAATAAAAATTGTTGGGGGTGGAGATATATTTAAGGCAGGTGAAGCTATTATTTTAAATGAGGACTTTAATAAATATGAAATAGGAGATATCCCAACTGATTTTCAATATGAAAAGGCAGAAGTAGAAATTGCAGAAATGAATGAGAAAAAATGGATGAGGTTTCTAAAACAGGGAAATATAAAAAAAGACATAAAAGTAGAAGGAGATTATTCTTATGAGATTTCTTTTCTCACAACATTTAATTGTTCAACTGATATTGTCTTACCGGATGGCAAATCAATCCATCTAACTAATGGGAAAATTCTATATTCTGAAAATGAGTTATCTCCTATAAGTATTAATAAAGTCAATAAAATTCAATTATCAAAAAAAGAGGGTATAACAAGAATATTTGTAAATGATAAAAGGGTATATAAAGCACCTGAAAAACTGGATACATTATCAAATGGTATTGTTATTAAATGTGATAATGTTTCTCCTGATGACGGTAAAGAATTCCTTTTCACAGACCTTAAAATTGCAACTTATAAATGATAATAGGGATTGATTGTGGAAATTCTTATATAAAAATTGGTTTATTTAAAGAAAAAATAATAAAACAGGTAGTTAAATTTCCTGTTGAAGATATAAATAAATTTAGAATTCCTTACCATTGGAAAAAACTAAATATTGAAGTTATTGCATTAGCAAGTGTCTCACCTATCAATTCTGATAAAATAAAAACTACCTTCTCTTCCTTTTTCAATAAAAAAGTAATTACAATAACTTCTCAACAATGTAATATCCCCCTTAATATAAAAGACAAAAAAAAAGTCGGGGTTGATAGAGTCCTAAATTGTAAAGGTGCCTCTGTTCTTTATGGAAACCCATCAATAGTTATAGACATAGGCACTGCTATTACAATTGATTTTGTTAATAGAAATGGTGTTTTTGAAGGAGGAATAATTTTCCCTGGTCCATTTTTATTACTCAATTCACTCAATAAAACATCTTTGATAAAATCACCAAATTTTTTAAAAAAGAACATTTTAATTGGGAAAAATACTGATGAATGTATAACATCTGGTTTAAATAATGGAATAGTTGGTTGTATAGAAAATATAGTGGGAAAAATAAAAAACATACATAAAAATTCAAATGTGATTTTAACTGGTGGCTGGTGTGATTATTTTGCTAAAAAAATTAAAATTAAAAAGGTTGTTAAAAAAAATTTAACATTAGAAGGAATAAACATTGTAATTAGAGAAAGATGGTTGAAGAAATAATTGCCGGTGAAAAAGTTTATTTTTATGATGAGGTAAGTTCAACAATGGATGTAGCAAAAAAACTCCTTAAAGAAGGTGAAAAAGGAATTGTTGTTGCAAAAAAACAAACGAAAGGAAGGGGAAGATATGGGAAATACTGGCTTTCTGATGAAGGAGGACTTTATTTCAGTATGATAATTGAAAAAAGCGTTATATCTGATTTTTTGTCAGAAATTATTTCAATATCTCTTGTTGAAACAATGCAAAAATTTGGAATAATTTGTAAAATAAAGTTCCCAAATGATATAATATATAAAGGGAAAAAAATATCTGGAATTTTAATAGAGAGAAGCGATGATAATTACATTGTTGGGATAGGAGTAAACATAAATAATAAGATAAGTGAGTTTGGTATTTCAATGAAAGAAATATTAAAAAAAGAAATAAATATAAATGAGTTTCTTGAAAAATTTTTAACTATTTATAAAACAAACGAAATAAAATTTTGCGAAAATAAGGAGAATTGTCTTAAAGAATGGAGTGAATTTTTATTAAAATGAGCCAACCAGATATATTTCAAAATTTAATTTTTATTTTCATATTGGTCTGTTTATCTGCTTTTTTTTCTGCTTCAGAAGCCGCTTTTATATCTCTCAATAAATATCATATTCAGAAATTTTCAGATATTAACAAAGAAAAAGCATCTCCAATAGAATTCTGGATAAAATACCCGGAAAAAATTTTAATTACAATTCTTGTTGGAAACAATATTGTAAATATACTTGTTTCTATAATTGCTGCTATTACTTCTGAAAAATTATTTCATAGAACAAGTATTGCTTTAATTACAGGTATTATGATTTTTATTATTCTTGTGTTTGGTGAAATTATTCCAAAATCCATTGGTAAAAGGCATTGTGAAAAATTTGTTAGAATTTCTTTTTACCCAATTAAATTTCTTTCTATATTACTTAATCCTGTTATAAAATTTCTTATATTTGTTGCAAATTTTTTTGTTTTACCTTTTGGACAGAGAATAAATACAATAATGCCTGTTATAACAAAAGAAGATGTTAAAGCAATGATTGAAGCAGGAGAAGAAGAAGGTGTTATTGAAGAAGAAGAAAAAGAAATGATTCATAGTATATTTGAAATTGGTGATAAAATGGTTAAAGAAATTATGATACCGAGGGTAAAAATTGTTGGAGTAGAAGAAAATACTAAAATTACAGATGTAATAAAAGTTATAGAAAAAGAAGGATATTCACGGATTCCTGTTTATAAAAATAATATAGATAAAATTGTGGGAATTGTAATAATAAAAGATATTGTTGCACAATTAAATAAAGAAGGTTCAACTGAACTAATGGCAAAAGATATAATGAGAGATGTTTTTTTTGTTCCTAAAACAAAAAGGGTTTTAGAACTTTTAAGAGATTTACAAAAT
The nucleotide sequence above comes from bacterium. Encoded proteins:
- the glgB gene encoding 1,4-alpha-glucan branching protein GlgB, which translates into the protein MDNIEKNQPPNRISLFGPLDLYLFNEGNHFEIYKKLGAHKRVVNGIEGYNFAVWAPNAVKVNVKGNFNNWDGSKHQMVELGNSGIWEIFIPEVKECYPYKFEIHTKNNNVLLKSDPYGSFFELRPANASLTYKSHYKFENSKIQPTNIYKQPMAIYEMHLGSWKRRKDGFFLNYREIAEALVPYLKETGFNWVEFMPISEHPLDSSWGYQTTGFFAPTSRYGTPDDLCFLIDQLHKNNIGIILDWTPAHFPKDDFGLYLFDGTHLYEHYFPQKRDHPDWKTAIFNYGRYEVSNFLINSALNWIENYKIDGLRIDAVASMLYLDYSRKNGEWIPNKYGGKENLEAIDFLKKLNSTIYQKHPNTFTIAEESTAWPMVSRPVHMGGLGFGFKWNMGWMHDILYYFSLDPIYRKYHHNCLTFGLLYAFSENFVLPISHDEVVYGKKSLLSKMPGDTWQKFANLRTLLTYMYCHPGKKLLFMGSEFGQLSEWNYNGELEWWLLEKEEHRSIKKFVSDLNTLYKNEKALFEIDFENNGFEWIDFSDYEKSIISFIRKGEKENNFIITVFNFTPVPRYNYRIGVPLKIHYKEVFNSDSKFYGGSNTGNFGMVESENIPYHNRPFSVNLTIPPLSGIILKPHIDSF
- the glgC gene encoding glucose-1-phosphate adenylyltransferase, producing the protein MNLKDITIFILAGGKGERLYPLTRDRTKPAVPFGGIYRIIDFPLSNAINSGLRKIYIFTQYKSLSLHRHIREGWNIFSRELGEFIDFVPAQQRIGDEWYQGTADTVFQNINILELEKPKLILILSGDQVYKMDYMRMINEHLKKKADMTLATFEVPLNEAHRFGVLSVDKDNRIIEFKEKPNNPFPSPENPEVALISMGIYIFNLDVLIKKIIEDAKKSESSHDFGKDIIPSMVGKDNIYAFRFIDENKKNTKYWRDIGTIDSYWEANMDLVNVDPLLNLYDRDWPIRTFQEQYPPAKTVFSTGDRKASVTDTMLSSGCIVSGSKVIHSVLSSNVRVHSYAEVIDSILFENVNIGRHCKIKRTIIDKNVDIPPHTEIGYNLEDARKRFHVSENGIVVIPKNYKW
- a CDS encoding DUF4931 domain-containing protein — protein: ANKENIYIKDYSIKTMTNIIETYQSRCIDLKKDIRFRYVLVFKNFGKEAGASLSHPHSQIIATPIVPKNIKEKLFGAKWYFEYKERCVWCDIINQEIDSGKRVVEQNSAFIVIAPFASRFPFELSILPLRHSPDFESIDSKEKELLAEIMVSTFKKISKGLSNPSYNFMILTAPARYSRPGYWQTLEKDYHWHIEIIPRIVKQGGFEWGTGFYINPTSPEEVTDFLKSLNV
- a CDS encoding response regulator translates to MIKKKILIVEDVINEQILYKEELEKEGFEVSCVSNGIEAIEFVEKNLCDLVILDLHMPKMDGIETLGKLLTKKRNLPIVIYTAYPQYREQFLTWAADAYLIKNSDIDLLKNKVKDILSEK
- a CDS encoding glycoside hydrolase family 57 protein, with the translated sequence MIYLSILWHMHQPSYVFNGEINTIIPVFRTLFNYYPMAVLTEKYPDIKINFNFTPVLLDQIQGITSAKYYDNFLSILVDDTNDEEKILTFASEIPGRILEKQYTLKILLDKVKTNTFSVQDISDIKVHLHLACFHPFIIDEELKQLVKKSRYFDKKEKELLYNKEKNILKETINKYKNLMKTGQCEIITSPMTHPIMPLLYNTNIAKQTKTSLPIPENLFSYPEDAEEQLIRGINIFKTTFEKCPDGIWPPEGSLSNEILDLFAKHNIKWTATDQQLLSETLSRPLFQKEHYNIWDFREKIFIFFRDHHLSDMIGFSYQHMEEKEAAVNFIEHIHKSSDKTKNQLITIILDGENPWDYYPSFGFYFLPALYTMLSESSDIKTITFSEALKLDIKHEKLERIVPGSWMGVNFDNWIGKQPANTAWKILQQVRKLSEEKINSLDDTKKEKLKEYIMLAESSDWFWWYSIPADKKIKRKFDAYFRNNIRKIYEILDVKAPEFLNFPVENYDIEEFFPYIKPSIDGKITHFYEWYNAVEIDAADLWTTFKPVEIPIKKIFYGYDDENVYIRIDTLEKQNIEIEITFHNSVKQKFYIKNDLSSSLPISFVYGDIIEIKIPKKEILLEGEKTIFFNISIRDREGHEIVLPTGDYFKITFLSEEENWII
- a CDS encoding glycogen/starch synthase gives rise to the protein MEKKNICLVAAEGVPFVKVGGMADVVGALYKYLKSKHNLYLFLPFYKKIKESYKTEKIGTYDVFFSNDRQEKGFVNKSIDFPGIYFIGNDNYFERDDVYGPDGKDYPDSAERFSFFSKSVLEVMKKFKINVHIFHCHDWHTALIPLYLKLYYKDIFPIAKTLFTIHNLGYQGVFPVDKFHILGLPWEYFNMDELEFYGNVNFMKSGIIHSEKINTVSPKYAKEILTPEFGYNLDGLLRKYQNKLTGILNGIDYQIWNPAIDGNIYKKYRGYKNKLENKLALQKRLKIQQGKEIPVFGMISRLVEQKGIDQLLEIMESILSLPLEIVILGDGEQKYKEALSKWQQDFPKKLSITFAFDDKLAHQIYAGSDFFLMPSKFEPCGLGQMISFKYGTVPIVRKVGGLADTVSNYNFETEEGTGFTFEGGAKEFFLCIENALKVFADKNKMERLVNKIMKLNFSWKTSIEKYLKIYEELMEQ
- a CDS encoding HAMP domain-containing sensor histidine kinase — its product is IIEFHLYFLYNNKKGEKMVKTIEEKCRLLNYQLYLLHTISKTIKETFNENRILNVILTGLTANGAIGLSRAAVFYYDRDKNIIYGRKGIGPFDNEEAYKIWSELSKKNISLEEYLSYNLEKELATQKFPQTIRKIVINLDELNEENYFKRVIKEKQIFHMYMDNKQASIYLPKEIETIFIPSEIVLLPLYSSKDIIGIIMADNAFHFHPIDESTLLLISLISIQTGIALENANNYNIVQKQLEELKELHSAMESMQEELVKKEKLSTIGKMASYFIHEIKNPLATAGGFVKRILESNDISSIHRDADIVLKEIKKLEQILNKFSNFTLLTPMKIEKISLLDIVKEILDTFELELSKKYIDVQIDIQQNISLKAEKVQLYEILFNLISNAIENMERGTIKISAEVENSLLKISVEDTGKGIPKENIPYVIEPFFSTKNEGLGLGLFIVSNLVESYGGKLEIESVEKKGTKVKIYFPIIN